The following proteins are encoded in a genomic region of Limanda limanda chromosome 22, fLimLim1.1, whole genome shotgun sequence:
- the tmem88b gene encoding transmembrane protein 88 b, giving the protein MSMSGTLEKGAHHQTLDLSEELPPHHHHHHTNHHHHLHHSNSMASTTAVGGGRDTPSRVVVPPPYSAAESGGVGSEAPLELRGSLDCWACSVLVTAQNLLIAAINACLAGVVFGTVLTPAIVMVVFGFLCHSTVRPHGTTPYCSDLLTDGGCVALLVVGFLLVTPLLVLALAAYCRLARHLQLGLCFIPYSRAVYKNLPATRHHGICTGCCGGRDGAESSGKGKVWV; this is encoded by the exons ATGAGTATGAGTGGTACTCTAGAGAAGGGGGCCCACCATCAGACCTTGGACCTGTCAGAGGAACTGCCGcctcatcaccaccatcatcacaccaaccaccaccaccacctgcaccACTCTAACTCAATGGCCTCCACCACTGCTgtgggtggaggcagagacacacCTTCACGTGTGGTCGTACCTCCTCCGTATTCTGCAGCAGAAAGTGGTGGTGTGGGCAGTGAAGCTCCTCTGGAGTTGAGGGGATCCCTGGACTGCTGGGCCTGCTCCGTACTGGTAACAGCTCAGAATCTGCTGATTGCTGCAATCAATGCCTGCCTCGCTGGAGTGGTGTTTGGCACCGTCCTGACGCCAGCCATCGTCATGGTGGTGTTTGGCTTTCTTTGCCACTCTACA GTCCGCCCTCATGGGACGACCCCCTACTGCTCAGACCTGCTGACTGACGGAGGCTGTGTGGCTCTACTGGTGGTGGGCTTCCTCTTGGTGACCCCACTGCTGGTCTTGGCACTGGCTGCATACTGTCGCCTGGCCCGACACCTCCAGCTGGGCCTGTGCTTCATCCCGTACAGCCGGGCCGTGTACAAGAACCTGCCAGCCACGCGACACCACGGCATTTGCACTGGCTGCTGCGGTGGCCGAGATGGAGCTGAGAGTAGTGGGAAGGGAAAAGTGTGGGTGTGA